The following proteins come from a genomic window of Pocillopora verrucosa isolate sample1 chromosome 6, ASM3666991v2, whole genome shotgun sequence:
- the LOC136281908 gene encoding nipped-B-like protein B, producing the protein TRTSTRTSTRTSTRTSTRTSTRTSTRTSTRTRTGTWTSTRTSTRKRTGTKTRTRTSTRTRTRTRTRTRTRERKRKRTGTRTSTRTRTGTWTRTGTWTSTRTSTWTRTGTKTRTRTNSSTSTRKGKGKGKGKGKGQGQGQVQGQGHEPGQVQGQVHGQEQGQRQGQGSIQVQVQGQGQGQGHGQGQGHGQGHGQGKGKGKGKGKGQEQGLGQGQVQGQEQGQGQGQGQEQEQGQGQGQGQGQDKDKDRDRDMDRDREKDKDRDRDRDRDSDKDKDKEKDRDRDRDRDRDRDRDKDEDEDNDKGKGKDKDKNKDKKKEGDKKNKDKDKNKNRDKDKDKYKDKDKDKDKDKDKDKDKDKDKDKDKDKDKDKDKYKDKDKDKDKDKDKYKYKDKNKDKDRDGDKDKDKDKDKDKDKDKDKDKDKERNMDKDRDRDRDRDRDRDRDRDRDSDRDKDKDKDKDKDRDREKDKDRDRDRDRDRDKDMDKDKDKDKDKDKDKDKDKDKDKDKDKDMDKDKDKDRDRDRDRDRDKGKDEDNDKSKDKDKDKNKNKDKNKNKDKKKEGDKVKDN; encoded by the exons acaaggacaagtacaaggacaagtacaaggacaagtacaaggacaagtacaaggacaagtacaaggacaagtacaaggacaagtacaaggacaaggacaggAACCTGGACAAGcacaaggacaagtacaaggaaAAGAACagggacaaagacaaggacaaggacaagtacaaggacaaggacaaggacaaggacaaggacaaggacaagagaaaggaaaaggaaaaggacagggacaaggacaagtacaaggacaaggacaggAACCTGGACAAGGACAGGAACCTGGACAAGTACAAGAACAAGTACATGGACAAGAACagggacaaagacaaggacaaggacaaattcaagtacaagtacaa ggaaaggaaaaggaaaaggaaaaggaaaaggaaaaggacagggacaaggacaagtacaaggacaaggacatgAACctggacaagtacaaggacaagtacaTGGACAAGAACagggacaaagacaaggacaaggatCAAttcaagtacaagtacaaggacaaggacaaggacaaggacacggacaaggacaaggacatgGACAAGGACATGGACAAgggaaagggaaaggaaaaggaaaaggaaaaggacagGAACAGGGACTGggacaaggacaagtacaaggacaagaacagggacaaggacaaggacaaggacaagaacaagaacaaggacaaggacaaggacagggacagggacaagacaaggacaaggacagggATAGGGACATGGACAGGGACAGGGAAAAGGACAAGGACAGGGAtagggacagggacagggacagtgacaaggacaaggacaaggagaaggacagggacagggacagggacagggacagggatAGGGATAGGGAcaaggacgaggacgaggacaaTGACAAGGGCAAGggcaaggacaaggacaagaacaaggacaagaAAAAGGAGGGGGACAAA aagaacaaggacaaggacaagaacaagaacagggacaaggacaaggacaagtacaaggacaaggacaaggacaaggacaaggacaaggacaaggacaaggacaaagacaaggacaaggacaaggacaaggacaaggacaaagacaaggacaaatacaaggacaaggacaaggacaaggacaaggacaaggataagtacaagtacaaggacaagaacaaggacaaggacagggacggggacaaggacaaggacaaggacaaggacaaggacaaggacaaggacaaggacaaggacaaggacaaggaaaGGAACATGGAcaaggacagggacagggacagggacagggacagggacagggacagggacagggacagggacagtGACagggacaaggacaaggacaaggacaaggacaa ggacagggacagggaaaaggacaaggacagggacagggaTAGGGATAGGGACAGGGACAAGGACatggacaaggacaaggacaaggacaaggacaaggacaaggacaaggacaaggacaaggacaaggacaaggacaaggacaaggacatggacaaggacaaggacaaggacagggacagggacagggacagggacagggacaagGGCAAGGACGAGGACAATGACAAGagcaaggacaaggacaaggacaagaacaagaacaaggacaagaacaagaacaaggacaagaAAAAGGAGGGAGACAAAGTCAAAGACAATTAG